Proteins from a genomic interval of Streptomyces sp. NBC_00820:
- a CDS encoding RrF2 family transcriptional regulator, whose product MRLLRSTDLALRVLMRLAVAAGTNPTTRQVAADMDVPYTHAAKVVAELQHLGLVDARRGRGGGLALTERGRTASVGTVVRTFEGEGDVVDCEGATPCPLNTGCRLRGALRRAQEAFFATLDPVTVQDVVADPTGPLLLGISRGPGEST is encoded by the coding sequence ATGCGGCTCCTGCGCTCCACCGACCTGGCCCTGCGCGTCCTCATGCGCCTCGCCGTCGCCGCCGGTACGAACCCCACGACCCGGCAGGTCGCGGCGGACATGGACGTGCCCTACACCCACGCCGCCAAGGTCGTCGCCGAACTCCAGCACCTGGGCCTGGTCGACGCCCGCCGCGGCCGGGGCGGAGGCCTCGCGCTCACGGAGCGGGGGCGCACGGCGTCGGTGGGCACCGTGGTGCGCACCTTCGAGGGCGAGGGTGACGTGGTCGACTGCGAGGGCGCCACCCCGTGCCCGCTCAACACGGGATGCCGCCTGCGCGGCGCCCTGCGCCGGGCCCAGGAGGCCTTCTTCGCGACGCTCGACCCGGTGACCGTCCAGGACGTGGTCGCGGACCCGACGGGACCGCTGCTGCTGGGCATCTCCAGGGGGCCGGGGGAGAGCACCTGA
- a CDS encoding DUF3105 domain-containing protein yields MGSANNNSSAARKARIEEMRRTDRARERRNRVLAIAASVVVVAGLVVGGVVLVHAQSDSSAQDASAKKDSAASGEAKNAGSSGDSGHFTTGKDGVRAWSGKLSRTHVTTKVSYPMHPPVGGNHNPVWLDCNGDVYTGPVRDENAVHALEHGAVWVTYTDKAKKADVDALSARVKQTPYSLMSPYENQDAPLVLSAWGHQVTVKSASDPEVGRFFAAYVQGKQTPEPGASCTGGVMK; encoded by the coding sequence ATGGGTTCCGCCAACAACAACAGCAGCGCGGCGCGCAAGGCGCGCATCGAGGAGATGCGGCGCACCGATCGTGCCCGCGAGCGCCGCAACCGGGTGCTCGCCATCGCCGCGAGCGTGGTGGTCGTGGCCGGTCTCGTCGTCGGCGGTGTGGTGCTCGTGCACGCGCAGTCCGACTCGTCCGCGCAGGACGCGTCGGCCAAGAAGGACTCGGCGGCGAGCGGCGAGGCCAAGAACGCAGGGTCCTCCGGCGACTCCGGGCACTTCACCACGGGCAAGGACGGGGTGCGGGCCTGGTCCGGCAAGCTGTCGCGGACGCACGTCACGACCAAGGTGTCGTACCCGATGCACCCGCCGGTCGGCGGCAACCACAACCCGGTGTGGCTCGACTGCAACGGCGACGTCTACACCGGGCCGGTGCGGGACGAGAACGCGGTGCACGCGCTGGAGCACGGCGCGGTCTGGGTGACGTACACGGACAAGGCGAAGAAGGCCGACGTCGACGCGCTCTCCGCCAGGGTGAAGCAGACGCCGTACTCGCTGATGAGCCCGTACGAGAACCAGGACGCCCCGCTGGTCCTGTCGGCCTGGGGCCACCAGGTGACGGTGAAGAGCGCGAGCGACCCGGAGGTGGGCAGGTTCTTCGCCGCCTACGTGCAGGGGAAGCAGACGCCGGAGCCGGGCGCCTCGTGCACCGGCGGGGTCATGAAGTGA
- a CDS encoding DUF305 domain-containing protein, with product MRRRHIGWAAGAAAAVLVAAGTITYAVAEDTGAPAAGAPAVRTPAAESADAGFARDMAVHHQQAVEMSYIVRDRTKNEEVRRLAYDIAQTQANQRGMLLGWLDLWELPKVSEKGPMAWMGMGDMPPGQDGALMPGMATDTDLRKLQSLSGKRAEILYLRLMTEHHKGGIHMAEGCVARCTVGVEKRLAQGMVDAQASEIELMAGMLKERGAQASS from the coding sequence GTGAGGCGGCGGCACATCGGCTGGGCGGCGGGAGCCGCGGCGGCGGTGCTCGTCGCGGCGGGCACGATCACCTACGCGGTCGCCGAGGACACCGGCGCACCGGCCGCGGGGGCGCCGGCCGTGAGGACGCCCGCCGCGGAGTCCGCGGACGCCGGGTTCGCGCGGGACATGGCCGTCCATCACCAGCAGGCCGTGGAGATGTCGTACATCGTGCGGGACCGCACGAAGAACGAGGAGGTGCGGCGGCTCGCCTACGACATCGCGCAGACGCAGGCCAACCAGCGCGGCATGCTGCTGGGCTGGCTCGACCTGTGGGAGCTGCCGAAGGTGTCGGAGAAGGGGCCGATGGCGTGGATGGGCATGGGGGACATGCCGCCCGGCCAGGACGGTGCGCTGATGCCGGGCATGGCCACCGACACCGATCTGCGCAAGCTCCAGTCCCTGAGCGGGAAGCGGGCGGAGATCCTGTACCTGCGGCTCATGACGGAGCACCACAAGGGCGGCATCCACATGGCGGAGGGCTGTGTCGCCCGGTGCACCGTCGGCGTGGAGAAGCGGCTCGCGCAGGGCATGGTCGACGCGCAGGCGTCGGAGATCGAGCTGATGGCCGGAATGCTCAAGGAGCGCGGCGCGCAAGCCAGTTCGTAA
- a CDS encoding S53 family peptidase, which translates to MRSNRAKTRAGVSMAATLPMIAGALALGIPAAHAAGTPARDALTGTRPAWATAKADKGATADNAQVKARVYLAGRDAAGLTAYARAVSDPSSPLYGKYLNAKQAQARFGATKAQVAAVKSWLTSAGLKVTQVTEHYVAVSGDVAAAEKAFGTQLHNFAKGAKTYRAPSKTASAPAGLQGAVLTVTGLDNAPHKSDHDEQLPGPGAVFKNSGPFSSYYGSKTASTLPDAYGGKIPYAIKGYTGKQLRAAYGAGSYTGKHVRIAITDAFASPTIAFDAGRYAKKNGDAAWKTGQLHQVLPADYTHTSADECDASGWYGEETLDVEAVHAVAPNADVTYVGAASCFDDDLLDSLSKIVDNHLADIVSNSWGDIEANQTPDLAAAYDQVFQFGAVQGIGFYFSSGDNGDEVANTTTPDQPGVKQVDTPANSAWVTAVGGTSLAVGKGDKYQWETGWGTEKATLSADGKSWTNFPGAFTSGAGGGTSRTVREPAYQKGVVPKALATANNAAGNRVVPDISAIADPNTGFLVGQTQTFPDGTEQYSEYRIGGTSLAAPVIAAVQALAQEARGGKAIGFANPSIYAKYGKKGVFHDVTDRPTGSDLAVARIDFANGVDAADGTLTSVRSLGKDSSLSAVKGYDDVTGVGTPANGYVQSYKRR; encoded by the coding sequence ATGAGATCCAATCGCGCCAAGACGCGCGCCGGTGTGAGCATGGCGGCGACGCTGCCCATGATCGCCGGCGCGCTGGCGCTCGGCATACCCGCGGCCCACGCCGCGGGCACCCCGGCCCGTGACGCACTGACGGGCACCAGGCCCGCGTGGGCCACGGCCAAGGCGGACAAGGGTGCCACCGCCGACAACGCCCAGGTCAAGGCCCGGGTCTACCTGGCCGGCCGGGACGCGGCCGGACTCACCGCCTACGCCAGGGCCGTGTCCGACCCCAGCTCGCCGCTGTACGGCAAGTACCTGAACGCCAAGCAGGCCCAGGCCCGCTTCGGGGCCACCAAGGCGCAGGTGGCCGCGGTGAAGTCCTGGCTGACGTCGGCCGGACTGAAGGTCACCCAGGTCACCGAGCACTACGTCGCCGTCTCCGGTGACGTGGCGGCGGCCGAGAAGGCCTTCGGCACCCAACTGCACAACTTCGCCAAGGGCGCGAAGACCTACCGCGCGCCCTCGAAGACCGCGTCCGCGCCGGCCGGTCTCCAGGGCGCCGTCCTGACCGTCACCGGTCTGGACAACGCGCCGCACAAGTCGGACCACGACGAGCAGCTCCCGGGTCCGGGCGCCGTGTTCAAGAACTCCGGGCCGTTCTCCTCGTACTACGGCTCGAAGACCGCGAGCACGCTGCCGGACGCGTACGGCGGGAAGATCCCGTACGCGATCAAGGGCTACACCGGCAAGCAGCTGCGCGCCGCCTACGGCGCCGGCTCCTACACCGGCAAGCACGTCCGCATCGCCATCACGGACGCCTTCGCCTCGCCGACCATCGCCTTCGACGCGGGCAGGTACGCGAAGAAGAACGGTGACGCGGCCTGGAAGACCGGCCAGCTGCACCAGGTGCTGCCGGCCGACTACACGCACACCTCGGCCGACGAGTGCGACGCGTCCGGCTGGTACGGCGAGGAGACCCTCGACGTCGAGGCCGTGCACGCGGTGGCGCCGAACGCCGACGTCACGTACGTGGGCGCCGCCTCCTGCTTCGACGACGACCTGCTGGACTCGCTCAGCAAGATCGTCGACAACCACCTCGCCGACATCGTCTCCAACTCCTGGGGCGACATCGAGGCCAACCAGACGCCGGACCTCGCGGCCGCCTACGACCAGGTGTTCCAGTTCGGCGCGGTGCAGGGCATCGGCTTCTACTTCTCCTCCGGTGACAACGGCGACGAGGTGGCCAACACCACCACGCCGGACCAGCCGGGTGTGAAGCAGGTCGACACCCCGGCCAACTCGGCGTGGGTGACCGCGGTCGGCGGCACCTCGCTGGCCGTCGGCAAGGGCGACAAGTACCAGTGGGAGACCGGCTGGGGCACCGAGAAGGCGACCCTGTCGGCCGACGGCAAGAGCTGGACGAACTTCCCCGGCGCCTTCACCTCGGGCGCGGGCGGCGGTACCAGCCGCACCGTGCGCGAGCCCGCGTACCAGAAGGGTGTCGTGCCGAAGGCGCTGGCCACGGCCAACAACGCCGCCGGCAACCGCGTCGTCCCGGACATCTCGGCCATCGCGGACCCGAACACCGGCTTCCTGGTCGGCCAGACCCAGACCTTCCCTGACGGCACCGAGCAGTACAGCGAGTACCGCATCGGCGGCACCTCGCTGGCCGCCCCGGTGATCGCCGCGGTCCAGGCCCTGGCCCAGGAGGCGCGCGGCGGCAAGGCGATCGGCTTCGCCAACCCGTCGATCTACGCCAAGTACGGCAAGAAGGGCGTCTTCCACGACGTCACGGACCGCCCGACCGGTTCCGACCTGGCGGTGGCCCGTATCGACTTCGCCAACGGCGTCGACGCCGCCGACGGCACGCTGACCTCGGTCCGCAGCCTCGGCAAGGACAGCTCGCTGTCCGCGGTGAAGGGCTACGACGACGTCACCGGCGTGGGCACGCCCGCGAACGGCTACGTGCAGTCGTACAAGCGCCGCTGA
- the tnpA gene encoding IS200/IS605 family transposase encodes MSPRWDPNPDIRTGRHVAYDLHAHLVFVTKYRRGVFDDGMLKRCEEIMREVCGKFEVELREFNGEADHVHLLVHYPPKVALSKLINSLKGVSSRYLRAEYTGRINRIGMGSVFWSRSYFAGSCGGAPLTVIRQYIEGQKRPV; translated from the coding sequence ATGTCACCACGCTGGGATCCAAACCCCGATATCCGTACCGGTCGACACGTCGCATACGACCTGCACGCTCATTTGGTGTTCGTCACGAAGTACCGGCGTGGCGTCTTCGATGACGGGATGCTGAAGCGTTGCGAGGAGATCATGCGGGAGGTGTGCGGCAAGTTCGAGGTGGAGCTTCGGGAGTTCAACGGCGAGGCCGATCACGTACACCTGCTGGTGCACTATCCGCCGAAGGTTGCCCTGTCCAAGCTGATCAACTCACTCAAGGGCGTCAGCTCCCGCTACCTGCGGGCCGAGTACACCGGCCGGATCAACCGGATCGGCATGGGCTCGGTCTTCTGGTCCCGCTCCTACTTCGCAGGCTCATGCGGCGGCGCACCGCTCACCGTGATCCGTCAGTACATCGAGGGCCAGAAACGCCCCGTCTGA
- a CDS encoding RNA-guided endonuclease InsQ/TnpB family protein yields the protein MIRAYKFLIRPTVGQQGTLAEMLRDHCSLYNGALQERRDAYRHTSKTTVRYGQQSAQLKDIRAFDPERQGRWSFSSQQATLRRLDKAFAAFFRRVKAGEKPGYPRFRSNKRFDTVEFPKDGDGCRWDSTPHDPVTRVRLQGVGHVKVHQHRPVAGKVKTIAVKREGRRWYVILTADQAAPEPLPTTGSVVGIDLGIANFLADSNGEFVPNPRHGRKAAAKLEAAQQALARCKRGSKRRHKAVETVARMHRKVRRQRLDHAHKTALGLVREHDVIAHEDLKIRNMSKTPTPKPDPEQPGNFLSNGAAAKAGLNRSIADAGWGVFLAILAAKAEGAGREVIAVDPRNTSRRCPACGHTAKENRPTQEKFHCVSCGHNAHADTVGALNVLRAGLARRDANPA from the coding sequence ATGATCCGTGCGTACAAGTTCCTCATCAGGCCCACCGTGGGCCAGCAAGGCACGCTCGCCGAGATGCTGCGCGATCACTGCTCGCTCTACAACGGAGCCTTGCAGGAACGCCGCGACGCCTACCGGCACACCTCGAAGACCACCGTCCGGTACGGGCAGCAGTCCGCCCAGCTCAAGGACATCCGCGCCTTCGACCCCGAGCGTCAGGGCCGCTGGTCCTTCTCATCCCAGCAGGCCACCTTGCGCCGCCTGGACAAGGCGTTCGCCGCGTTCTTCCGGCGTGTCAAGGCCGGTGAAAAGCCCGGCTATCCCCGCTTCCGCTCGAACAAGCGGTTCGACACCGTGGAATTCCCCAAGGACGGCGACGGCTGCCGCTGGGACAGCACACCGCACGACCCCGTCACCCGCGTACGCCTGCAAGGCGTCGGACACGTCAAGGTCCACCAGCACCGCCCCGTCGCCGGCAAGGTCAAAACGATCGCCGTCAAGCGCGAAGGGCGCCGCTGGTACGTCATCCTCACCGCCGACCAGGCCGCACCCGAACCGCTCCCCACGACCGGCAGCGTGGTCGGCATCGACCTCGGGATAGCCAACTTCCTCGCCGATTCCAACGGCGAGTTCGTACCCAACCCCCGCCACGGCCGCAAAGCCGCCGCGAAACTCGAAGCCGCACAGCAGGCCCTCGCCCGGTGCAAGCGCGGTTCCAAGCGCCGCCACAAGGCCGTGGAGACTGTTGCCCGGATGCATCGAAAGGTCCGGCGTCAGCGCCTGGACCACGCGCATAAGACCGCGCTCGGCCTCGTCCGCGAACACGACGTCATCGCGCACGAAGACCTCAAGATCCGCAACATGAGCAAGACCCCCACGCCCAAGCCGGACCCCGAACAACCGGGCAACTTCCTATCCAACGGGGCCGCCGCGAAGGCCGGACTCAACCGAAGCATCGCCGATGCCGGATGGGGGGTGTTCCTCGCGATCCTGGCCGCCAAGGCGGAAGGTGCCGGACGGGAAGTGATCGCCGTGGACCCCCGCAACACCTCCCGGCGGTGCCCCGCATGCGGGCACACCGCCAAGGAGAACCGGCCCACCCAGGAAAAGTTCCACTGCGTCTCGTGCGGCCACAACGCGCACGCGGACACGGTGGGCGCCCTGAACGTTCTACGGGCCGGGCTGGCCCGTCGCGACGCCAACCCGGCATAG
- a CDS encoding DUF6281 family protein, with protein sequence MTRLPRTAALAATAIGLTALITGCSSSTSASGGDGGGEADCAWTLSYGSRTYQRPWPATISVRDSVHHQGKALGVGTLKGCSDGGTDNEESASVYRIKGVPPEQAIISEDDVIGLTDPHHIPEAVRILLNMPSSPSA encoded by the coding sequence ATGACGCGACTCCCGCGTACAGCGGCGTTGGCCGCGACCGCGATCGGCCTGACGGCGCTGATCACAGGTTGTTCGTCCAGCACCTCGGCGAGCGGTGGCGACGGCGGCGGCGAAGCCGACTGCGCCTGGACGCTGTCCTATGGATCCCGCACCTACCAACGGCCGTGGCCCGCCACGATCAGCGTCCGCGATTCGGTGCACCATCAGGGCAAGGCATTGGGCGTGGGCACGCTGAAAGGGTGCTCCGACGGGGGTACCGACAACGAGGAGAGCGCCTCGGTCTACCGGATCAAGGGAGTCCCTCCCGAGCAGGCGATCATCAGTGAGGACGACGTCATCGGGCTGACCGACCCTCACCACATCCCCGAAGCGGTGCGGATCCTGCTGAACATGCCGTCCAGCCCCTCGGCCTGA
- a CDS encoding NAD+ synthase: MPQLRLALNQIDSRVGDLAANAESVVRWTRHSAERGAHLVAFPEMVLTGYPVEDLALRSSFVDASRAALRALAARLAGEGLGELPVVVGFLDRSQAAQPRYGQPAGAPRNAAAVLYRGEVVLTFAKHHLPNYGVFDEFRYFVPGDTLPVVRVHGVDVALAICEDLWQDGGRVPAARSAHAGLLLSINASPYERDKDDTRLELVRKRAQEAGCTTAYLAMTGGQDELVFDGDSIVVGADGEVIARAPQFTETCVLLDLELPAADARAPQGVVDDGLRIDRVVLTEDPLPAYEPEFRGERAPHLDDDAEVYAALVAGLRAYVVKNGFRSVLIGLSGGIDSALVAAIACDAVGAENVYGVSMPSKYSSEHSRGDAAELARRTGLNFRTVSIEPMFDAYMDALGLTGLAEENLQSRLRGTLLMALSNQEGHIVLAPGNKSELAVGYSTLYGDSVGAYGPIKDVYKTSVFQLARWRNRAAEQRGETPPIPENSIGKPPSAELRPDQVDTDSLPDYPVLDAILDLYVDRDQGADAIVAAGFDRDLVTKTLRMVDTAEYKRRQYPPGTKISAKGFGKDRRLPITNGWRETA, from the coding sequence GTGCCTCAACTTCGTCTCGCCCTGAATCAGATCGACTCACGGGTCGGCGATCTCGCCGCGAACGCGGAGTCGGTCGTCCGCTGGACCCGGCACTCCGCCGAGCGGGGAGCGCACCTGGTGGCGTTCCCCGAGATGGTGCTGACCGGGTATCCCGTCGAGGACCTGGCCCTGCGCTCCTCCTTCGTCGACGCCTCCCGTGCCGCCCTGCGCGCGCTCGCCGCCCGGCTGGCCGGCGAGGGTCTGGGCGAGCTGCCGGTGGTCGTCGGCTTCCTCGACCGTTCGCAGGCCGCGCAGCCGAGGTACGGCCAGCCGGCCGGCGCCCCGCGCAACGCCGCGGCGGTGCTGTACCGCGGCGAGGTGGTCCTCACCTTCGCCAAGCACCACCTGCCGAACTACGGCGTCTTCGACGAGTTCCGCTACTTCGTGCCCGGCGACACGCTCCCGGTGGTCCGGGTGCACGGCGTCGACGTGGCCCTCGCCATCTGCGAGGACCTCTGGCAGGACGGCGGGCGCGTGCCGGCCGCCCGCTCGGCGCACGCGGGTCTGCTCCTGTCGATCAACGCCTCCCCCTACGAGCGCGACAAGGACGACACCCGCCTGGAGCTGGTCCGCAAGCGGGCCCAGGAGGCGGGCTGCACCACCGCCTACCTCGCCATGACGGGCGGTCAGGACGAGCTGGTCTTCGACGGCGACTCGATCGTGGTCGGCGCGGACGGCGAGGTGATCGCCCGCGCCCCGCAGTTCACCGAGACCTGCGTGCTGCTGGACCTGGAGCTGCCGGCCGCGGACGCGCGGGCGCCGCAGGGTGTCGTGGACGACGGCCTGCGCATCGACCGGGTCGTCCTCACCGAGGACCCGCTGCCGGCGTACGAGCCGGAGTTCAGGGGCGAGCGCGCCCCGCACCTGGACGACGACGCGGAGGTCTACGCGGCGCTGGTCGCGGGGCTGCGGGCGTACGTCGTCAAGAACGGCTTCAGGTCCGTGCTGATCGGCCTGTCCGGCGGTATCGACTCGGCGCTGGTGGCCGCCATCGCGTGCGACGCGGTGGGCGCGGAGAACGTGTACGGCGTCTCGATGCCGTCGAAGTACTCCTCCGAGCACTCCAGGGGGGACGCCGCGGAACTGGCCCGGCGCACCGGCCTGAACTTCCGCACGGTCTCCATCGAGCCGATGTTCGACGCGTACATGGACGCGCTGGGCCTGACGGGCCTGGCGGAGGAGAACCTCCAGTCACGGCTCAGGGGAACGCTGTTGATGGCGCTGTCGAACCAGGAGGGCCACATCGTCCTGGCTCCCGGCAACAAGTCCGAGCTGGCGGTGGGGTATTCGACGCTCTACGGCGACTCGGTGGGCGCGTACGGTCCCATCAAGGACGTGTACAAGACGTCCGTCTTCCAGCTGGCCAGGTGGCGCAACCGGGCCGCGGAGCAGCGGGGCGAGACCCCGCCGATCCCCGAGAACTCGATCGGCAAGCCGCCGAGCGCCGAGCTGCGCCCGGACCAGGTCGACACGGACTCCCTGCCGGACTATCCGGTGCTGGACGCGATCCTCGACCTGTACGTCGACCGGGACCAGGGCGCCGACGCGATCGTGGCGGCCGGCTTCGACCGGGACCTGGTGACGAAGACGCTGCGCATGGTGGACACCGCCGAGTACAAGCGGCGGCAGTACCCGCCGGGCACGAAGATCTCCGCGAAGGGGTTCGGCAAGGACCGGCGCCTGCCGATCACGAACGGCTGGCGCGAGACGGCGTAG
- a CDS encoding GNAT family N-acetyltransferase, translating to MIRVRHPLAVDPAASRAGVGTALLDAVRESGRAAGCRRLIVNVWCFNATARSFYEASGLAPMKQRLEQTL from the coding sequence GTGATCCGCGTCAGACACCCCCTAGCCGTGGACCCCGCCGCCTCGCGCGCAGGAGTGGGCACCGCCCTCCTCGACGCGGTGCGCGAGTCCGGCCGTGCGGCCGGCTGCCGACGGCTGATCGTCAACGTCTGGTGCTTCAACGCGACGGCCCGGTCCTTCTACGAGGCATCCGGACTGGCACCGATGAAACAGCGGCTCGAGCAGACGCTCTGA
- a CDS encoding FAD-binding oxidoreductase — translation MAGAGAPHHPSPSDSSARRSWWGWGTEDKALPDAECAALGRLVPGAADTPLPVPAVSALELPKVRVEPPAALAPLMSAEPRDRASHTYGKAYRDVIRALRGDFAAAPDLVARPGTEREVADVLDWAAGAGVAVVPYGAGSSVVGGVEYRAGSHRAVVSLDLSRLDRVLEIDRVSRAARIQAGALGPGLEDQLRPHGLTLRHFPQSFEFSTLGGWLATRAGGHYATLYTHIDDLVESLRVVTPVGVSESLRLPGSGAGPSPDRLFLGSEGTLGVITEAWMRLQERPRHKASATVLFADVHAAMEAVRAISQAGLHPANCRLLDPGEAALAGVARDGASALVLGVESARFPVEGRLDELLTLVRDHGGSPVPSEPGAPDAAADTWRSAFLRMPYLRDALARMSVLTETFETACTWDRAPGLYESVRERLGDAVRKVTGSPATVNCRFTHVYPDGPAPYFTVVAPGRRGQEIAMWDEIKSAAMEILYDHGATVTHHHAVGRDHRPGYDRQRPEPFAQALRAVKHTLDPAGILNPGVLVDPTALVDPAAGKA, via the coding sequence GTGGCAGGCGCCGGCGCACCGCACCACCCGTCCCCCTCCGATTCCTCCGCGCGCCGCTCCTGGTGGGGCTGGGGCACGGAGGACAAGGCACTGCCGGATGCCGAGTGCGCCGCGCTCGGCCGGCTGGTGCCGGGTGCGGCGGACACCCCGCTGCCCGTGCCCGCCGTCTCCGCCCTCGAACTGCCGAAGGTGCGCGTCGAGCCGCCTGCCGCGCTCGCCCCCCTGATGTCGGCCGAGCCCCGGGACCGGGCCTCGCACACCTACGGCAAGGCGTACCGCGACGTGATCCGTGCCCTGCGCGGGGACTTCGCCGCCGCACCGGACCTGGTCGCCCGCCCCGGCACCGAGCGGGAGGTGGCCGACGTCCTCGACTGGGCGGCGGGGGCCGGCGTGGCCGTCGTACCGTACGGCGCGGGCAGTTCGGTGGTCGGCGGGGTCGAGTACCGCGCGGGGTCGCACCGCGCGGTGGTGTCCCTGGACCTCTCACGCCTGGACCGGGTGCTGGAGATCGACCGGGTCAGCCGGGCGGCGCGGATCCAGGCGGGCGCCCTCGGCCCCGGCCTGGAGGACCAGTTGCGGCCGCACGGGCTCACGCTCCGGCACTTCCCGCAGAGTTTCGAGTTCTCCACCCTGGGCGGCTGGCTCGCCACCCGGGCCGGCGGCCACTACGCCACCCTGTACACCCACATCGACGACCTCGTGGAGTCGCTGCGCGTGGTGACGCCCGTCGGTGTCAGCGAGTCGCTGCGGCTGCCCGGTTCCGGCGCGGGTCCCTCCCCCGACCGGCTGTTCCTGGGCTCCGAGGGCACGCTCGGTGTGATCACGGAGGCCTGGATGCGGCTCCAGGAACGCCCGCGCCACAAGGCCTCGGCCACCGTGCTCTTCGCCGATGTCCACGCCGCCATGGAAGCCGTACGCGCCATCTCCCAGGCGGGTCTGCACCCGGCCAACTGCCGTCTCCTCGACCCCGGGGAAGCCGCCCTGGCGGGAGTCGCCCGTGACGGCGCGAGCGCTCTCGTCCTCGGTGTGGAGTCGGCCCGCTTCCCCGTCGAGGGCCGCCTGGACGAGCTCCTCACCCTCGTCCGCGACCATGGCGGATCGCCCGTACCGTCCGAGCCCGGCGCCCCGGACGCCGCCGCGGACACCTGGCGGTCGGCCTTCCTGCGGATGCCCTACCTCCGCGACGCGCTCGCCCGCATGAGCGTGCTGACCGAGACGTTCGAGACGGCCTGCACCTGGGACCGGGCGCCCGGGCTGTACGAGTCGGTACGCGAACGACTGGGCGACGCCGTCCGGAAGGTGACGGGCTCCCCGGCAACCGTCAACTGCCGCTTCACGCACGTCTACCCGGACGGCCCGGCCCCGTACTTCACCGTCGTCGCGCCCGGGCGGCGCGGCCAGGAGATCGCCATGTGGGACGAGATCAAGTCCGCGGCCATGGAGATCCTGTACGACCACGGCGCGACCGTCACCCACCATCACGCGGTCGGCCGCGACCACCGCCCCGGCTACGACCGCCAGCGCCCCGAGCCCTTCGCCCAGGCCCTGCGTGCCGTCAAGCACACCCTCGACCCCGCGGGCATCCTCAACCCGGGCGTCCTCGTCGACCCGACCGCCCTCGTCGACCCGGCCGCCGGCAAGGCCTGA
- a CDS encoding MFS transporter, with the protein MPLALLALAVGAFGIGTTEFVMMGLLPEVADDLHISIPTAGHLVSAYALGVVIGAPLLAALTARMSRRTVLIGLMAVFVAGNALSALAPGYDSLLAARFLSGLPHGAFFGVGAVVAMNMVAPERKARSVSRMFLGLTVANIAGVPVATLMGQHLGWRATFLGVSVIGVAAIAALAALIPREHTHAPATGLRGELAALRSLPVWLALGTTVAGFGALFAAYSYITPMLTDSAGYAESSVTLLLALFGVGATAGNLLGGRLADHSMRGTLFGGLVSLAVVLLLFPLLMGSEWGAVVGVVLLGTAAFVTGSPLQLMVMDKAATAPSLASSANQAAFNLANAGGAWIGGLALAAGFGATSPAVAGGALAVLGVGVAGVAYAVDRRRETASVGRIVASHVPDQPSALHH; encoded by the coding sequence ATGCCTCTGGCCCTGCTCGCCCTGGCCGTCGGCGCTTTCGGTATCGGTACGACCGAGTTCGTGATGATGGGCCTGCTGCCCGAGGTCGCGGACGATCTGCACATCTCCATACCCACCGCCGGGCACCTGGTCTCGGCGTACGCGCTGGGCGTCGTCATCGGCGCCCCGCTGCTGGCCGCCCTCACCGCCCGGATGTCCCGCCGCACGGTCCTGATCGGGCTGATGGCCGTGTTCGTGGCGGGCAACGCGCTCTCCGCGCTCGCGCCCGGCTACGACTCCCTGCTCGCCGCCCGCTTCCTCAGCGGGCTGCCGCACGGCGCCTTCTTCGGCGTCGGCGCGGTCGTCGCCATGAACATGGTCGCCCCGGAGCGCAAGGCCCGGTCGGTGTCCCGGATGTTCCTCGGGCTGACCGTCGCCAACATCGCGGGCGTCCCCGTCGCCACGCTGATGGGTCAGCACCTCGGCTGGCGGGCGACCTTCCTCGGCGTGAGCGTGATCGGCGTGGCCGCGATCGCCGCGCTCGCGGCGCTCATCCCGCGCGAGCACACCCACGCCCCCGCGACCGGCCTGCGCGGCGAACTGGCCGCCCTGCGCTCGCTGCCGGTCTGGCTCGCCCTCGGTACGACGGTGGCGGGCTTCGGCGCGCTGTTCGCCGCGTACAGCTACATCACCCCGATGCTGACCGACTCCGCCGGGTACGCCGAGTCCAGCGTCACGCTGCTGCTCGCCCTGTTCGGCGTGGGCGCGACCGCGGGCAACCTGCTGGGCGGGCGCCTCGCCGACCACTCGATGCGGGGCACGCTGTTCGGCGGCCTGGTCTCGCTCGCCGTCGTCCTGCTGCTCTTCCCCCTGCTGATGGGGTCCGAGTGGGGCGCGGTGGTGGGGGTCGTCCTGCTCGGCACGGCGGCCTTCGTCACCGGCTCGCCGCTCCAGCTGATGGTCATGGACAAGGCCGCCACGGCACCCTCCCTCGCCTCGTCCGCCAACCAGGCGGCCTTCAACCTGGCGAACGCCGGCGGCGCCTGGATCGGCGGCCTGGCACTGGCCGCGGGCTTCGGTGCCACGTCCCCGGCGGTGGCCGGCGGCGCGCTGGCGGTGCTGGGCGTGGGTGTGGCCGGGGTGGCCTACGCCGTGGACCGGCGCCGCGAGACCGCCTCCGTGGGCCGGATCGTCGCCTCCCACGTCCCCGACCAGCCGAGCGCACTGCACCACTGA